A single Pseudodesulfovibrio aespoeensis Aspo-2 DNA region contains:
- a CDS encoding phosphoribulokinase: MQRNRPILLGIVGDSAAGKTTISAGIEKILGPDRVTNICSDDYHKFNRVQRAEKNISALHPDCNYIDIMQHNFYQLRRGEAILKPVYNHHTGDFDPPVYIEPKEFVIVEGLLGFYTKKMRDAFDVKIYLDPDEELRVDWKFKRDTVKRGYTRDQVQASLDKRIDVSTNYIRPQRKFADIVCNFYRPDGAEEETGTNLNTNLILRPTIHHPDFAEFIDHRPGTKEKCLTFTLGRDEGLPVDILQITGNIKQMTAETLMDIIIDHLDKCDDLTIDGVGCYFEGDEEKTSYPLGITQLLTCYHLMNAKMNA, encoded by the coding sequence ATGCAGCGCAACAGACCGATACTGCTTGGTATAGTGGGCGATTCAGCCGCCGGGAAAACCACCATCTCGGCCGGTATCGAGAAGATTTTGGGCCCGGATAGGGTCACGAACATCTGTTCGGACGATTATCATAAGTTCAATCGGGTGCAACGGGCTGAAAAAAACATTTCCGCCCTACATCCTGACTGCAATTACATCGACATTATGCAGCATAATTTCTACCAACTGCGTCGTGGGGAGGCAATTCTCAAGCCCGTCTACAACCACCACACAGGTGACTTCGATCCACCGGTTTACATTGAGCCCAAGGAATTTGTCATCGTCGAGGGACTGCTTGGTTTCTACACCAAAAAGATGCGTGACGCATTTGATGTCAAAATCTACCTTGATCCCGACGAGGAACTTCGGGTGGACTGGAAGTTCAAACGGGATACGGTCAAGCGTGGCTATACCCGTGATCAAGTGCAGGCTTCCCTCGACAAGAGGATCGACGTTTCAACCAACTACATCAGGCCGCAACGGAAGTTTGCTGATATCGTCTGCAACTTCTACCGCCCGGATGGGGCTGAGGAAGAGACCGGCACCAATCTCAACACGAACCTCATTCTGAGGCCGACTATTCATCACCCGGACTTTGCCGAGTTCATCGACCATCGCCCGGGAACCAAGGAGAAGTGCCTTACCTTTACCCTGGGGCGCGATGAGGGGCTGCCCGTTGATATCCTTCAGATCACCGGCAATATCAAGCAAATGACCGCGGAAACGCTCATGGACATTATCATCGACCATCTGGACAAGTGTGACGACCTGACTATCGACGGTGTCGGCTGCTACTTCGAAGGCGATGAGGAGAAAACAAGTTATCCCCTTGGCATCACGCAATTGTTGACCTGCTACCACCTGATGAACGCCAAAATGAACGCATAA
- the glpX gene encoding class II fructose-bisphosphatase, producing the protein MTRRQPDRNLALDLARVTEAAALASARWLGLGNKEDGDGAAVDAMRISFNAMAINGRVVIGEGEKDEAPMLYNGESVGSGVGPRMDIAVDPVEGTRLLAHGRPNAISVVAMTPEGSMYSPGPAFYMKKLVVPPEAAGMVDIEEPVERTLRKVAQSLNKEVRDLVVFVLDKERHQDLIADIRTAGARIQLHTDGDVAGALMAVIPDTGIDVMMGTGGTPEGVLAAVAIRVLGGEMQAMLDPQSEMERERVLEDGRDLKQVLKMDDLVSSDDIFFAATGITDGVFLKGVDFTGKGAKTTSLVMRGLTGTVRKIESSHRFDKLMRISSIDYD; encoded by the coding sequence ATGACTAGAAGACAGCCGGACAGAAATCTTGCCCTGGACCTTGCACGTGTTACTGAAGCCGCCGCGCTTGCCTCGGCACGTTGGCTTGGACTCGGGAACAAGGAAGATGGGGATGGCGCCGCCGTTGATGCTATGCGCATCAGTTTCAACGCCATGGCCATCAATGGGCGGGTTGTCATCGGCGAAGGGGAAAAGGATGAAGCCCCCATGCTCTATAATGGAGAATCAGTTGGTTCAGGCGTGGGCCCTCGAATGGACATTGCCGTTGATCCAGTCGAGGGCACACGCCTTCTCGCCCATGGACGTCCCAATGCCATCTCTGTGGTGGCCATGACCCCGGAGGGAAGCATGTACAGCCCGGGGCCAGCCTTCTACATGAAAAAACTGGTTGTCCCGCCTGAAGCAGCGGGCATGGTCGACATCGAGGAACCGGTGGAGCGCACGCTCCGAAAGGTGGCCCAATCCCTGAACAAGGAGGTCAGAGACCTCGTAGTGTTCGTCCTGGACAAGGAACGTCATCAAGACCTCATTGCCGACATTCGAACAGCCGGTGCTCGTATTCAACTACATACTGACGGAGACGTGGCCGGTGCGCTCATGGCCGTGATTCCTGACACCGGCATAGACGTTATGATGGGTACAGGCGGCACTCCGGAAGGGGTTCTGGCCGCAGTCGCAATTCGCGTACTCGGCGGTGAGATGCAGGCCATGCTCGACCCACAGTCAGAAATGGAAAGGGAGCGAGTTCTGGAAGACGGTCGCGATCTCAAACAGGTCCTCAAGATGGACGACTTGGTAAGTAGCGATGACATCTTCTTTGCAGCCACAGGCATTACCGATGGAGTCTTCCTCAAGGGCGTCGACTTCACGGGCAAGGGGGCGAAGACCACATCGCTGGTCATGCGAGGCCTAACCGGCACCGTACGCAAGATCGAATCGAGCCATCGCTTCGATAAGCTCATGCGCATCAGTTCCATCGATTACGACTAA